The following proteins come from a genomic window of Leishmania major strain Friedlin complete genome, chromosome 17:
- a CDS encoding putative protein kinase: MHNFRISLNHDVCDGGRLRPHRHRSSSSSSSSSNFSSGTSVTTSEEADVNGVMQHLEAAAAAAAANSDGACSLTDCMCPGANNKELLSYKPDGVVSVYDNHEEDLIDCDAGESGSRTGGLSRERTGTDLLSVKSAGASARRRKDEVDVAAKGIPLEVRRFQCTKSILAFKEATKNDATPVPAKLVDFIVSLTSSKNGLCTEKEMCDWLVAQMCDRIETGQVWAMGKTSNLLFALLWRGSRNFIESVRTSGASLFQVSHLADVIRQAPQGNISGDRLPGSLQPIQHGSTRRKSARSRGKSASAVGSNRAVKPLTSCFLEQLKLKGVCSCGAASWLSQGNEALPVQIDPTFDIPAAEICFFVTNTAYMEALCEYRFRHPTLDLVRGEILCDSDDCTLSDSAGPASDFSSGLTTPAAWKELLDDTLELIKTVAAADPSILICPTGVAIATIRLRNAVLLYEVACRALVRLVHSIFTSLRTLVNSVQTESGAPPTRTQTTRAEQSPTAITGSGCSDSSRLADIGARVDLTLSPEAALGLVNMHYSAMHQFNCAVRIFKTYCESAQHVSAEISKRATAALKLIPEDDFAAFRETLKQLQENDCAKTADASHTAMQPLPHQAANSSGVLSPSAAGATEGRATEMFSPLSTVAVDGASLPTPAPFSLESGAYSTSLPDAGVRDAVLMLYEFNSAHEGEQPPMWSRQVDAVSALFDEKEAAILHRIFRDGLDGLGGQWRDLTNSALAAAEKVLMTPCESTSPAPKRENSGVHGFPSSDGIAPESGGHHGSHGDATARNSAHALRSLPSGLQLLQATGLASGDDKADFASPSSSSANNSSLSVAGAEKSAERSIEALLQEEDVVVICNEECSCNDTLKLTDRFQILMDVPLGQGSYGKVFRAWDEVAGCYLAAKELPLDSSKAHSVAVREVLQEYTVLTELSHPNIVRVVAFMVMRETARIYMEWMPSGSLQDVLRHHPRGVLRESVVCRYARDVVSGLAYLHSRGVIHRDVKPANMLLSSDGTVKLTDFGTSLVLSDNNRTLKSDALAGTAAYMAPECVQGTYSSASDIWSFGCSVVQLITGHLPWYDVQTGSSPEPIALLFKIGCLDDTTHLERPHDPLVSTVAAATIATETSTSFDATLSNSNTASMTGSFASTFSKSFRAALPATTVTSQPEISQELIRMLNAIFVVDRKKRPSARELMHHPFFKLM; the protein is encoded by the coding sequence ATGCACAACTTCAGGATATCCTTGAACCATGACGTGTGCGACGGCGGTCGCCTGCGTCCTCACcgtcaccgcagcagcagcagcagcagcagcagcagcaacttCAGCTCGGGCACATCCGTGACGACGTCAGAAGAGGCGGATGTGAACGGCGTGATGCAGCacctggaggcggcggccgccgctgcagcggcgaacTCAGACGGCGCTTGCAGCCTGACTGATTGCATGTGTCCAGGAGCGAATAACAAAGAACTGCTCTCATACAAGCCTGATGGCGTAGTGAGCGTGTACGACAACCACGAAGAGGACCTCATCGACTGCGATGCTGGTGAGAGTGGCTCGCGAACCGGCGGCCTTTCGCGCGAGCGCACAGGCACCGACTTATTATCGGTCAAGTCTGCCGGCGCCTCTGCGCGGCGCAGAAAGGACGAGGTGGACGTGGCGGCGAAGGGCATCCCGCTCGAGGTGCGCCGCTTCCAGTGCACCAAGAGCATCCTCGCGTTCAAGGAAGCGACGAAGAACGACGCGACACCGGTGCCCGCAAAGTTGGTCGACTTCATCGTCTCCCTCACCTCGTCCAAGAACGGCTTGTGCACGGAAAAAGAAATGTGCGACTGGCTGGTGGCGCAGATGTGTGACCGCATAGAGACAGGGCAGGTGTGGGCGATGGGCAAGACATCGAACCTACTTTTCGCGCTGCTCTGGCGCGGCTCACGCAACTTCATCGAGAGCGTGCGCACTAGCGGTGCATCGCTTTTTCAGGTGTCGCATCTCGCTGACGTGATCAGGCAAGCTCCGCAGGGGAACATTAGCGGGGATCGGCTTCCAGGCTCACTGCAGCCCATCCAGCACGGCTCGACAAGGCGTAAGTCAGCGCGCAGTCGAGGGAAGTCGGCGAGCGCCGTCGGCAGTAATAGAGCTGTGAAGCCGTTGACGTCCTGTTTCTTAGAGCAGCTGAAGCTGAAGGGGGTGTGCAGTTGCGGGGCGGCCTCGTGGCTCTCGCAAGGGAACGAAGCCCTTCCGGTGCAAATCGACCCCACCTTCGATATACCTGCAGCGGAGATATGCTTCTTCGTTACCAACACGGCCTACATGGAGGCTCTCTGCGAGTATCGCTTCCGCCACCCGACGCTGGACCTGGTGCGCGGCGAGATCTTGTGCGACTCGGACGACTGCACCCTCAGCGACTCCGCGGGTCCGGCCTCTGATTTTTCGTCGGGTCTCACGACTCCTGCGGCATGGAAGGAGTTGCTCGACGACACACTGGAGCTCATCAAGacggtcgccgcggcggaccCGAGCATCTTGATCTGTCCGACTGGCGTGGCCATTGCAACGATACGGCTGCGCAATGCAGTCCTGCTCTATGAGGTGGCGTGCCGCGCTTTGGTGCGGCTGGTGCACTCCATCTTCACCTCCCTGCGCACGCTGGTGAACTCGGTGCAGACGGAGTCGGGGGCGCCACCGACGAGGACGCAGACCACCCGTGCTGAGCAGTCGCCAACCGCTATCACAGGTAGCGGCTGCAGCGATAGCAGCCGCCTCGCAGACATCGGTGCAAGGGTAGATTTAACGCTCTCCCCGGAAGCCGCACTTGGCCTCGTGAACATGCACTACAGTGCCATGCACCAGTTCAACTGCGCTGTCCGCATTTTCAAGACTTACTGCGAGTCGGCCCAGCACGTGTCTGCGGAGATTTCGAAAAGGGCGACCGCAGCGCTGAAGCTGATACCAGAGGATGACTTTGCCGCGTTCCGTGAAACACTTAAGCAGCTCCAGGAAAACGACTGTGCCAAGACGGCGGACGCATCACATACTGCTATGCAGCCATTGCCTCATCAGGCGgccaacagcagcggtgtgctttcaccctccgccgccggcgcgacGGAAGGGCGGGCAACAGAGATGTTCAGCCCGTTGTCCACCGTCGCGGTGGACGGTGCATCTTTGCCGACCCCGGCTCCCTTTTCGTTGGAGAGCGGCGCGTACTCCACCTCTCTCCCAGACGCGGGGGTGCGCGATGCTGTGCTGATGCTGTACGAGTTCAACAGCGCGCACGAGGGAGAACAGCCACCCATGTGGAGTCGGCAGGTGGATGCGGTGAGCGCGCTCTTCGACGAAAAAGAGGCCGCCATTCTTCACCGGATCTTCCGAGATGGGCTGGATGGACTCGGGGGTCAGTGGCGCGACCTCACCAACAGCGCcttggccgccgccgagaAAGTGCTCATGACGCCATGCGAGTCGACGTCCCCGGCGCCGAAGCGGGAGAACAGCGGTGTCCACGGTTTTCCCTCCTCGGACGGCATCGCGCCTGAGTCTGGCGGCCACCATGGTAGCCACGGTGATGCGACGGCCCGGAATTCCGCGCACGCTCTTCGCTCTCTGCCATCTGGGTTGCAGTTGTTGCAGGCGACCGGGCTCGCCTCTGGCGACGACAAGGCAGACTTCGCCTCTCCCAGCAGCTCCAGTGCGAACAACAGCAGTCTCAGCGTCGCCGGGGCGGAGAAGTCGGCGGAGCGGTCGATTGAGGCGCTCCTGCAGGAGGAAGATGTAGTGGTGATTTGCAACGAGGAGTGCTCGTGCAACGACACACTAAAGCTGACTGACCGTTTTCAGATCCTGATGGACGTCCCGCTTGGCCAGGGTAGCTACGGCAAGGTGTTCCGCGCGTGGGACGAGGTGGCCGGGTGCTACTTGGCTGCgaaggagctgccgctggacTCGTCCAAGGCCCACAGCGTCgcggtgcgcgaggtgctgcaggagtACACGGTGCTGACGGAGCTGTCGCACCCGAACATCGTGCGTGTGGTTGCCTTCATGGTCATGAGGGAGACAGCGCGCATTTACATGGAGTGGATGCCGTCGGGCTCGCTGCAGGACGTGCTGCGCCATCACCcgcgcggcgtgctgcgGGAGAGCGTCGTGTGTCGCTACGCGCGTGATGTGGTCTCGGGGCTCGCCTATCTGCACTCGCGCGGCGTCATTCACCGTGACGTAAAGCCTGCGAACATGCTGCTCAGCTCCGACGGTACAGTGAAGCTGACCGACTTCGGCACCAGCCTCGTTCTCAGCGACAACAACCGCACACTGAAATCCGATGCACTCGCCGGGACGGCAGCGTATATGGCCCCCGAGTGCGTGCAGGGGACCTACTCGTCCGCCTCTGACATCTGGTCCTTTGGCTGCTCGGTGGTGCAGCTCATCACGGGTCACCTGCCGTGGTACGACGTCCAGACGGGCTCCTCACCGGAACCCATCGCGCTGCTCTTCAAGATTGGATGCTTGGACGACACAACGCACCTCGAGCGACCGCATGATCCATTAGTGTCAACCGTGGCAGCCGCAACCATCGCTACGGAGACTTCTACGAGTTTTGACGCCACGTTGTCGAACTCCAACACCGCCAGCATGACCG